GCTCCTCGGGGCTGGCGTCGTGCAGGAACCCCGCCAGGTAGGAGCGCAGCGTGTCGCCGAGGTGCAGGCCCGAGAGGGCCGCGGTGACGGCGTGGTTGCGGGCCATCTGGTCCTGCAGCGTCTCGGTGAGCAGGTCGGTCAGGTACAGCACCTCGACGTCGCGGGCGCGCAGCGCCTCGGCGAAGGCGTCGTGCTCCTCCTGGGCGCGCGCCACCCAGGGGATGCCGTCGAAGAGCAGCCGGTCGTTGTTGCGCGGGGTGAGCCGCTTCAGCTCGTTCCCGGGGCGGTGCAGCATCACGGTCCGCAGCCGGCCGACCTCGCTGTCGGCGCCGTGCACGGGCTGGGCGGCGCTGGTGGTCGGGCTCGCAGTCATGGGTCCACCCTAGTGGCGCCGACCGGGTGGGAGTCAGGCCAGGAGCTCGTAGGTCGTCAACGCCGCCAGCACCAGGCAGACGAGGGCCCCGCCGTACATCAGTGCGTGCAGCGGCACCCGCCGCGTCAGCGCCCGCCCGACGAGCACCGCCAGGGCGCTCACGGTGAGCAGGGCGCCGAGGGCGCCGACGAAGACCGGCAGCGCGGCGTCGTAGCGGGCCACCAGGGTGATCGTGAGCAGCTGCGACAGGTCGCCCCACTCGGCGGCGAAGAGCACGACGAACGACGCCCCGACGGCGCGCAGGCCGGTCGCGGGCGCGGCGCGCTCGAGGAACTCGGCCCCGTCCCCGGTGTCGTCCGCCTGGCTCCCGGTGGCGGTACGCCGCGCACCGCGGGCCTCGCGCAGCAGCAGCAGGGCGCCGACCAGGAACATCGCCGCGGCCAGGCCGCGCACCAGGTCGTCGGGCAGGAAGGACGCGGCGCTGCCGAGCAGCACCGCCACCCCGGTCTGGACCGTGAAGGCGAGACCCACGCCGATCCACACCAGCAGCGGGCGGTAGCGGGTGCTGAGCACCAGCGTCGCCAGGAACGTCTTGTCGGGCAGCTCGACGAGGAAGATCGTGCCGAACGCCACCAGCAGCGCGCTCAGCTCCACGCGGTGTCCTCCTCGAGCAGGCGCCACGCCTGCGACCGGGCCTCGGCGAGCACCGCCCGGGCCGGGCGGCCGGCGACCCGCGCGACAGCGGCGACATCCTCCCACTCGGGCTGGGCGGTCACCGCGCGGCCCTCGTGGCGCGACACCTTGACCCGCACCGGTGCGCCGGCGACCTGCACCTCGACCACCTCGCGCGGCAGCGCCCGCTTCGTCACCGGGTGCTCGCGCAGGCCGATCGTGGAGGTCTCGCGGAAGACGACGCCCCGCACCGCCGCGGCGTGCTCGGGTCGCACCAGCACCGACAGCGTGTGGGCGGGACGGCCCTTCTTCATCAGGACCGGGGTGAGCCAGGCGTCCGCGGCGCCTGCCGCCATCAGGGCCTCCAGCACCCCGGGCCACAGCCGCGGGTCGAGGTCGTCGACGTTGGCCTCGAGCACCAGCTCCTCGTCGGTGGCGGGGGGCCGGGTGGGTCCTGCGTCGACCGCGGGACCGGCCAGCACCCGCACGACGTTCGCGTGCGTGTCCGGGTCCCGTCCCCCGGCACCGACCCCGACGTCCTCGAGCACCAGTGCCGGCTGCGGGCCCCACGCGTCGCCCAGCGTGCTGAGCAGCGCAGCGCCGGTGGGCGTGCACATCTCCGCCGGCGCGGCGCCCGGGGGACCGGCGTACGACGGGGCGCCGCGCAGCAGCGCCACGACCGCCGGCACCGGCACCGGCAGGGACCCGTGGGCCGCGCCGACCCGTCCCGAGCCGACGGCGACCGTGCCGACCACCACGGGGCCGCCGACCCGGTCGCGCAGGTGCGCGAGCCCCGCGCACACCCCGACTACGTCGGCGATCGCGTCGAGGGCGCCGACCTCGTGGAGGTGGACGTCGTCGGCGTCGTGGCCGTGGACGGCTCCCTCGGCGGCGGCGAGGCGGGCGAAGACGGCCAGCGCGGCCGCCCGCACCTGCTCGTCCAGCCCGGCGGCCACGAGCAGGTCGCGGACGTCGCGCCAGGTGCGGTGCGTGCTCGAGTCGGCGACCTCGACGTGGCAGCGCGTGGCGAGGAGACCGCCGCGGTCGACCTGCTCGGCCCGCAGCGCGACGGGCTCGGGCGAGACGGCGTCGACGGCGTCCTGCAGCAGCGCCAGCGGGACGCCGGCGCCGATCAGGGCCCCCAGCAGCATGTCGCCGCTGGCGCCGGCGGAGGCGTCGACCCAGATCGTCACCGGTCGGCTCCGGGCGCCTCGTCGCGGGACCCGCTCTGCCGGGCGATCCGCGCGGCCAGGACGCCGGCGCCGTAGCCGTTGTCGATGTTGACCACGCCGATGCCGGGGGCGCAGCTGTTGAGCATGCCCAGCAGCGCCGAGAGCCCGCCCAGGGAGGCGCCGTACCCGATGCTGGTCGGCACCGCGACGATCGGCACGCCCACCAGGCCGCCGACGACCGAGGGCAGGGCACCCTCCATGCCGGCGACCACGATCAGCGCGTCGGCGGTCGCGAGGTCGTCGCGCACCGCGAGCAGGCGGTGCAGGCCGGCCACCCCGACGTCGTCGATGCGGGCCACGGCGGCGCCGTGCACGGCGACGCTGAGCGCCGCCTCGGCGGCCACCGGCGCATCAGAGGTGCCGGCGCTGAGCACCAGCACCCGCCCTCGCCCGGCCGGGGGCGGCCCGAGGACCGCGGCGCGGGCCACCTCGTCGACCACCGCCGTCGGCAGCCGCTCGGCGACCAGGGCGAGGGCGGCGGGGTCGAGCCGGGTCGCCAGGACGGCGCGGTCGGGGTGCTGCTCGTGCAGCGCGGAGAGCAGGTCGACGACCTGCGAGGGGCTCTTGCCCTGGCCCAGGACCACCTCGGGGTCCCCGGTGCGGGCGGCCCGGTCGACGTCGACACGGGCGAAGCCGAGGTGGTGGGTGCGCGGGTCGGTCGGGTCCACGCGCCGAACCTACCCCGAGAGATTTTGCTGCAAGTTTCACGGATGATGGTTTGCGTGGTCCTGACGGGGGTACACCGACGAGAACCGCTGCGGCGGTGTTGATGCACCACGAAATGACATGGGGGTCTACGCGTGGAGATCGATCTCGCTCACGAGGTACGTCGGGTGTCCGCGAGCCTGCTCGCCTTCGAC
This Nocardioides dokdonensis FR1436 DNA region includes the following protein-coding sequences:
- a CDS encoding TMEM165/GDT1 family protein yields the protein MELSALLVAFGTIFLVELPDKTFLATLVLSTRYRPLLVWIGVGLAFTVQTGVAVLLGSAASFLPDDLVRGLAAAMFLVGALLLLREARGARRTATGSQADDTGDGAEFLERAAPATGLRAVGASFVVLFAAEWGDLSQLLTITLVARYDAALPVFVGALGALLTVSALAVLVGRALTRRVPLHALMYGGALVCLVLAALTTYELLA
- the larB gene encoding nickel pincer cofactor biosynthesis protein LarB; its protein translation is MDPTDPRTHHLGFARVDVDRAARTGDPEVVLGQGKSPSQVVDLLSALHEQHPDRAVLATRLDPAALALVAERLPTAVVDEVARAAVLGPPPAGRGRVLVLSAGTSDAPVAAEAALSVAVHGAAVARIDDVGVAGLHRLLAVRDDLATADALIVVAGMEGALPSVVGGLVGVPIVAVPTSIGYGASLGGLSALLGMLNSCAPGIGVVNIDNGYGAGVLAARIARQSGSRDEAPGADR
- the larC gene encoding nickel pincer cofactor biosynthesis protein LarC, translated to MTIWVDASAGASGDMLLGALIGAGVPLALLQDAVDAVSPEPVALRAEQVDRGGLLATRCHVEVADSSTHRTWRDVRDLLVAAGLDEQVRAAALAVFARLAAAEGAVHGHDADDVHLHEVGALDAIADVVGVCAGLAHLRDRVGGPVVVGTVAVGSGRVGAAHGSLPVPVPAVVALLRGAPSYAGPPGAAPAEMCTPTGAALLSTLGDAWGPQPALVLEDVGVGAGGRDPDTHANVVRVLAGPAVDAGPTRPPATDEELVLEANVDDLDPRLWPGVLEALMAAGAADAWLTPVLMKKGRPAHTLSVLVRPEHAAAVRGVVFRETSTIGLREHPVTKRALPREVVEVQVAGAPVRVKVSRHEGRAVTAQPEWEDVAAVARVAGRPARAVLAEARSQAWRLLEEDTAWS